The Vanessa atalanta chromosome 2, ilVanAtal1.2, whole genome shotgun sequence genome has a segment encoding these proteins:
- the LOC125069532 gene encoding uncharacterized protein LOC125069532, producing MTDLNSYNLNELEDIYPSWQYYSQDVKNKEKWTPDPELSDSCLISLYSSNIVYKGSQSWCSLEDSCYEMLTEGSNFGYALTHRLLLLLVADLGRGCSILSPKQDKALKYKYCSMAYAEVEYIAINNYEIADLMMEIMCLCSLEGHAQFLRRTWLRHMLYFQKPIGCFGTTVISPEVVKSFEGRRFGFNTRYQNVSQEECNIHTTGVASGIFSVAIRE from the exons ATGACGGATCTAaactcttataatttaaatgaattagaagATATATATCCATCATGGCAGTATTATTCACAAGACGTcaagaataaagaaaaatggACGCCGGACCCTGAACTTTCAG actcGTGCCTGATCTCTCTATATTCTAGTAACATAGTTTATAAAGGCTCTCAATCATGGTGTTCCTTAGAAGATTCTTGCTACGAAATGTTGACTGAAGGGAGCAATTTCGGTTACGCCTTAACTCATAG GTTGTTGTTATTACTAGTGGCAGACTTAGGTCGTGGCTGCTCTATACTCTCTCCAAAACAGGATAAAGCTCTGAAGTACAAATACTGTTCAATGGCATACGCTGAAGTGGAATACATCGCAATAAACAATTATGAAATTGCCGATTTGATGATGGAAATTA TGTGTCTTTGCTCGCTGGAAGGGCACGCTCAATTCCTACGTCGTACCTGGCTTCGACATATGTTATACTTCCAAAAGCCTATTGGATGCTTTGGTACTACAGTTATTAGTCCAGAAGTGGTGAAATCATTTGAAGGGCGTAGATTTGGTTTTAATACAAGATATCAGAATGTATCACAAGAAGAATGTAATATTCACACAACAGGTGTGGCTTCAGGAATCTTTTCGGTTGCCattag agAGTAA
- the LOC125073389 gene encoding U4/U6.U5 tri-snRNP-associated protein 2, with translation MNEERAKKRKLSDDENGIDFSELPIKNSITSIQCPYLDTINRHVLDFDFEKLCSVSLTRINVYACLVCGKYFQGRGTNTHAYTHSVAESHHVFLNLHTLKFYCLPDNYEVIDSSLNDIKYVLNPIFTPDQIKQLDQSTKMSRAIDGTMYMPGIVGLNNIKANDYCNVILQCLSQVRPLRNYFLREENYAGVKRPPGDSSFLLVQRFGELLRKLWNPRAFKAHVSPHEMLQAVVLWSKKKFQFIKQSDPIDFLSWFLNSLHIALNGTKKPNSSIIYKSFLGHMRIYTRKLPPPDADDAAKVDLNSEEYSEMITESPFLYLTCDLPPTPLFTDEFRENIIPQVNLYQLLSKFNGQTSKEYKTYKENFLKRFEITQLPPYLILYIKRFTKNTFFVEKNPTVVNFPVKNVDFGDILTPEIKEKHNGKTTYELVGNIVHDGTPEKGTYRAHVLHTPTQQWYEMQDLHVTSILPQMITLTEAYIQIYELKQD, from the exons ATGAATGAAGAGAGAGCTAAAAAACGGAAATTGAGCGATGATGAAAACGGTATAGACTTTTCAG AACTGCCCattaaaaactcaataacatCTATTCAATGCCCGTATTTGGATACAATAAACCGACATGTATTGGACTTTGATTTTGAGAAACTTTGTTCAGTATCTCTTACCAGGATAAATGTGTATGCGTGTCTGGTGTGTGGTAAATATTTCCAG GGTAGAGGTACTAATACACATGCATACACACATTCAGTGGCTGAAAGTCATCATGTCTTTCTTAATTTGCATACTTTAAAATTCTACTGCTTGCCAGACAATTATGAAGTTATAG ATTCTTCTCTAAATGATATCAAGTATGTGTTGAATCCAATCTTCACACCTGACCAGATAAAGCAGCTGGATCAAAGCACAAAAATGTCTAGAGCAATAGACGGTACAATGTACATGCCAGGTATTGTAGGCCTTAACAACATCAAGGCTAATGATTACTGCAATGTTATATTACAG tgtttGTCACAAGTTCGACCacttcgtaattattttttgcgAGAAGAGAACTATGCTGGTGTAAAGAGACCACCAGGAGATTCATCATTTTTGCTGGTGCAGAGATTTGGAGAGCTCTTACGTAAACTTTGGAATCCTAGAGCATTTAAAGCACATGTTTCACCTCATGAAATGCTACAAGCTGTAGTGCTTTGGTCCAAGAAAAAATTTCagtttattaaacaaa GTGATCCAATTGATTTTCTTTCGTGGTTTCTTAATTCCTTACACATTGCTCTTAATGGAACGAAGAAACCAAATAGTTCAATTATATACAAGTCATTTCTTGGTCATATGAGAATATATACACG gaagtTGCCACCTCCAGATGCAGATGATGCAGCTAAGGTAGATCTAAATAGCGAAGAGTACTCAGAGATGATAACTGAATCACCATTCCTTTATTTGACTTGTGACTTACCCCCAACACCACTTTTTACTGATGAATTCAGAGAAAATATTATTCCTCAG GTTAATTTGTACCAACTTCTATCCAAGTTTAATGGACAAACATCCAAGgagtataaaacttataaagaaaactttttGAAGAGATTTGAAATTACTCAACTTCCACCTTATTTGATATTGTATATCAAGAGGTTTACTAAGAACACATTTTTTGTTGAAAAGAATCCTACTGTTGTGAACTTTCCTGTTAA AAATGTTGATTTTGGTGATATCTTAACACCAGAAATAAAGGAGAAGCATAATGGAAAGACAACATACGAGTTGGTTGGCAACATAGTGCATGATGGTACTCCAGAAAAAGGCACATATAGGGCTCACGTTCTACACACGCCCACACAACAATG GTATGAAATGCAAGATCTTCATGTAACAAGTATTTTACCACAAATGATCACTCTCACTGAagcttatatacaaatatatgaattaaagcaggactaa
- the LOC125073398 gene encoding thioredoxin-like protein 1, which yields MGLATVIENEAHFQSEMANAGTKLVVVDFTATWCPPCQRIAPFFEQLPAKFPRAVFLKVDVDRCAETASAQGISAMPTFIFYRNRTRIDRLQGADVASLENKVRQYYGTEDTGDDDNAVAGHMDLGTFIVKNECECLNEADDHPLAQCLTSGGGYLASDCDEQLIINISFNQVVKLHSLKIKGPSDKGPKFVKIFINQPRTLDFDQAAGNASIQDLEITPSDLEGNPIPVKFVKFQSVQNIQLFIKDNQSGGEVTQIDHLAFYGSPISTTNMGEFKRVAGKKGESH from the exons ATGGGTTTAGCTACTGTAATAGAAAATGAAGCGCATTTTCAATCTGAAATGGCTAATGCGGGTACAAAGCTGGTTGTTGTAGATTTCACAGCGACTTG GTGTCCACCGTGTCAACGAATTGCGCCATTTTTCGAACAGCTTCCAGCTAAATTTCCCCGAGCAGTCTTCCTGAAAGTAGACGTAGACAGGTGCGCTGAAACAGCGAGTGCACAGGGTATCAGTGCTATGCCTACCTTCATATTTTACAGAAACCGA acACGGATTGATAGACTACAAGGTGCGGATGTTGCAAGCTTAGAGAATAAAGTGAGACAGTACTATGGCACCGAAGACACTGGAGATGATGACAATGCTGTCGCCGGACAT atgGACTTGGGAACATTCATCGTGAAAAATGAATGTGAATGTCTGAATGAAGCCGATGACCACCCCCTAGCACAATGTCTAACCAGTGGGGGAGGATACCTGGCTAGTGACTGTGATGAACAACTTATCATTAACATCTCATTTAATCAG GTGGTGAAACTTCATTCACTGAAAATAAAAGGTCCCAGTGACAAAGGCCCCAAGTTTGTGAAAATCTTTATCAATCAGCCAAGGACGCTTGATTTTGATCAAGCAGCTGGAAATGCATCAATACAAGATTTGGA AATAACTCCAAGTGATTTAGAAGGAAATCCGATTCCTGTAAAATTCGTGAAATTCCAGAGTGTTCAaaacattcaattatttataaaagataaccAGTCAGGCGGGGAAGTAACTCAGATTGATCATCTCGCTTTCTATGGATCACCCATATCTACAACTAACATGGGCGAATTTAAACGTGTTGCGGGGAAAAAGGGAGAAAGTCACTAG